Genomic window (Oncorhynchus masou masou isolate Uvic2021 chromosome 9, UVic_Omas_1.1, whole genome shotgun sequence):
TGGAATGGTGGAGATCACGGAAGGAAAGTTTGACCCGAAAGTCATCCTCCATGGTCTGGACGACGTACTGCAGCAGCATACGCACCACCTCACAGCAGAGCCTCCTGCCACGGCTCTAAGGAAGAGGAGAATTGACAGGAAGGTGGTCAGATCAACTATCCTAGTAAAAGCACAATACCCCTGTAAACCTGATGCTTGTGGAAACATTGCTTCCCTCACTGCTCTCATAAAAACTGGGTGTATAATCATAATCAATTGTTAAGGtgctgagagaggcctgtcacTGTCATTACCTGTTCAGCAGCCATGACTGACGTCAACAGCTCCCAGTCCCATGGAATAGTGGTCTGATCAGTGTGATTGTGCCTCTGGGTCCTCATGAGGAGAGTGTAGGCCTCCAGACAGAGAAAGTCGGGACACTGGGGGTCCAGCAGGATGCCTCTGAGGAGGTGGGTGGTGATGTCGATGGGGGGGAAGAAGCGGGGCTGCAGCAGGTCAGACAGCAGCTGCAGGGTGCCCTCTGGGTAGTTCTCCTCCATGGTGCTGTACACCAGGCTCAAGCTCTGTCTGCACAGAGGCTCTGGGTCACCAAAACcatcgtcctcctcttcctcatcctcctggagagggagagaaacaacagaagagtgagagaaagcACAGGAAAATGTGGGGAAAATGTCTCTCCTACTTACCAGGTGCTGAACTGGTCCAGCCATCAGCTGCCTCAGTTTCCTGAGCTGGATTGGACACACATAGCGCCTGTCCTCTCTGCTGACCTCCATCTCATTCTCACCAccaaccctctctccacccatctcctctccttcattgccATCCCTCCATGCAGTAGTCATCAAGCCCTCAGCCCCCAAACCAGGCTGGCTGGCCTCAGGAGATCTGGGCCCTGCCTCCACATCCATGTCCTCAGACCGCAGCGACATGGGAGGGTCACTCGGGATACTACTACACATGTACAGGGGGCTATCCATAACCAGgtctgcctcagtctcatccacAGGCCAGTCTGGGGACTCCCCAGCTAGGATGACTGTGGACGTAGGGCTGGGGGTCCGGTTGGGCTGGCTCTCATTATTGCTATGAGTTCCTCCCATGCAGGAGCCAGGGGAGTTGGAACCGGTGGTTAGCTGGGAATTCTGGGGAGCCTGTTGGTCTGGTTCTATTGAAGGAGAGCAGGGACTGAATATGGTGCAGTTTAAGGTCTGAAGTTGATTTATTTCCTCCAACAGCACTGATCCTGTGCCATTGGTAGGAGAACAATAGGGGTAGACTGGATCCTGTTTAAGATTGTGTGTACTGGTGGGGTAGTTATCTGGGTCACTCTGGTTGAGACACACTGTCTGATCatcaggtagaggtggagagagagagctttcaAAGGGGATGTGTGTAGGGGAATAACAGGTGTCGTTGTGCTGAGTTTCATGTACACCCCAATCCTCTGAGAACCTGAAAGGGTCTGGGTCTATATCATCAGGGACGTAATAGGGGCTGTCTAGGCtttggggggagagggagagagtagcatAGAGTAATGATTGTGGAGACCCTGGTTCTTCCCTTTCCTCTGTCAGAAGAGGTTTGTCCGTTGTAAACATAAACTCTATTTCTTGCTCTTCCAATGCATGCTTTTCTACTTTTCCAGTGCAGCTAGTCAGAGCTTCATTTGGAATGGTTGAGGTTTGGGTCTTGGCCTTGAGGCATTCTGGCTCTTCTTTCCCTTCACACAGTGGTTGAGAAGTTATACCCAAGCACTGTTGTGACTCCCAAGTTATCTGGTAAGAGGAAGACCCTGAGGCTTTTGCCTTCCCTGCTGGCAGTTCAGATTTAGGCACACTTGGTGATTTGACAGGACATTTTGGAATGTCTACATCTGAGCATTTCACAGCGTTCTTGACATCTGGTGGTCGAGTTGAAGATGAATCCCTGAGAGAACTCTGACTGGACTCAAGGATGTCACTTTCTTCTGCTTTTAAAACAGCTTTGTTCTCCAACTCTTGTTCAGTTGGGGAGCAGGACAGAGAATCTGGACTTTTGGTATATGGTCCTTTGTGTTTTGAAAGTCCCTCAGTCTTTT
Coding sequences:
- the simc1 gene encoding SUMO-interacting motif-containing protein 1, encoding MDDIISLSSGSGEDSDVEVVGVYSDTENKAEAIPFIRGGWVNLAAYTPFVIDITGRRWALPPPRRRRRRDPGGPVEVVDLSDNNLSDHSDPGPVSPLLQGEKKTEGLSKHKGPYTKSPDSLSCSPTEQELENKAVLKAEESDILESSQSSLRDSSSTRPPDVKNAVKCSDVDIPKCPVKSPSVPKSELPAGKAKASGSSSYQITWESQQCLGITSQPLCEGKEEPECLKAKTQTSTIPNEALTSCTGKVEKHALEEQEIEFMFTTDKPLLTEEREEPGSPQSLLYATLSLSPQSLDSPYYVPDDIDPDPFRFSEDWGVHETQHNDTCYSPTHIPFESSLSPPLPDDQTVCLNQSDPDNYPTSTHNLKQDPVYPYCSPTNGTGSVLLEEINQLQTLNCTIFSPCSPSIEPDQQAPQNSQLTTGSNSPGSCMGGTHSNNESQPNRTPSPTSTVILAGESPDWPVDETEADLVMDSPLYMCSSIPSDPPMSLRSEDMDVEAGPRSPEASQPGLGAEGLMTTAWRDGNEGEEMGGERVGGENEMEVSREDRRYVCPIQLRKLRQLMAGPVQHLEDEEEEDDGFGDPEPLCRQSLSLVYSTMEENYPEGTLQLLSDLLQPRFFPPIDITTHLLRGILLDPQCPDFLCLEAYTLLMRTQRHNHTDQTTIPWDWELLTSVMAAEQSRGRRLCCEVVRMLLQYVVQTMEDDFRVKLSFRDLHHSIAKATLSCDVRFTQVRDVINWLFAAIVKSTGDKDNMSADIELKTQKEKDEHLKMVFLLQKMLSFALEVDRSPALNSSKLSGELFHTLISTVCLRQHRMLMLETLESRLLRCKLIEHLLHHASPQKTPLPMSLSLLLHFLHNATLPPDPTDGAESWKKWEELVQLLWMLLLSYEEVMKGHLRSAVTERGGYGRAPIQIVNDSLSRLAVQEAIEAILSRAQADLGQDLPPHVHESLTYLQDHLLASSH